In Streptomyces dangxiongensis, one DNA window encodes the following:
- a CDS encoding type IV toxin-antitoxin system AbiEi family antitoxin domain-containing protein, with amino-acid sequence MLRDRTDSRATLWRTAAGQRGYFTAAQALEAGYSYQAQRYHAQHGNWLVIDRALYRFREFSDLPGEGDEQLVRWSLWSKGRAVVSHATALAVHDLGTANPSRVHLTVPRGFRQKSDAVTLHRAELADSDIEGRAGYRVTVPSRAIAECAADGDDQDVIDGAVAEALEQGIVTRRKLLHAAQLLGAGAELGVERALGALS; translated from the coding sequence GTGCTCAGAGACCGTACGGACAGCCGCGCAACGCTCTGGCGGACCGCCGCCGGACAGCGCGGCTACTTCACCGCCGCGCAGGCATTGGAAGCCGGGTACTCGTACCAGGCCCAGCGTTATCACGCCCAGCACGGCAACTGGCTGGTGATCGACCGTGCTCTCTACCGGTTCCGGGAGTTCAGCGATCTTCCGGGCGAGGGTGACGAGCAGCTGGTGCGCTGGTCGCTGTGGAGCAAGGGGCGGGCGGTCGTCTCGCACGCCACCGCCCTCGCCGTTCATGACCTCGGTACGGCCAACCCGTCCCGTGTCCATCTCACCGTGCCGCGTGGCTTCCGGCAGAAGTCGGATGCTGTGACTCTGCACCGTGCGGAGCTGGCGGACTCGGACATCGAGGGCAGGGCGGGATACCGGGTGACGGTGCCGTCGCGCGCGATCGCCGAGTGTGCGGCGGACGGTGACGATCAGGACGTGATCGACGGTGCTGTGGCGGAGGCGCTGGAGCAGGGGATCGTGACCCGCCGGAAACTGTTGCATGCGGCACAGCTGCTGGGCGCCGGTGCCGAACTGGGTGTGGAGCGGGCTCTGGGAGCGCTGTCGTGA
- a CDS encoding nucleotidyl transferase AbiEii/AbiGii toxin family protein — MTGRYRDASDLRRALEARLKQDADASGTDLSRRRRLVVFDRMAARLAEDPAGGWILKGGAAMEFRLTGRARTTKDLDLALRPEDGSDTDGDEVRELLIEALSADLDGDWFRFRVGAPVSLTADTAGRGGWRFSVEAHLAGKLFAGVRVDVVDRGEEIARTERLPLPNALAFAGTPQRTIEAVDRRQHFAEKLHAFTRDYGDRPNTRVKDLADLVLLAEDGLPGDAALVTAVRHVFAVRDTHDVPDELPDPPPRWRDSYPELAQELTTGIPPTLDAALALVRGLWATALADASR; from the coding sequence GTGACCGGCCGCTACCGCGACGCCTCGGACCTGCGCCGAGCGCTGGAGGCACGGCTTAAGCAGGACGCGGACGCATCCGGTACCGACCTGAGCCGCCGCCGTCGCCTTGTCGTCTTCGACCGCATGGCGGCGCGTCTCGCGGAGGATCCGGCCGGCGGCTGGATCCTCAAGGGCGGTGCGGCGATGGAGTTCCGGCTGACCGGCCGCGCCCGCACCACCAAGGACCTGGACCTGGCGCTACGGCCCGAGGACGGCTCGGACACCGATGGTGACGAGGTCCGGGAGCTGCTTATCGAAGCCCTGTCCGCCGACCTCGACGGGGACTGGTTCCGCTTCCGTGTCGGTGCGCCCGTCTCGCTGACCGCGGACACGGCAGGGCGGGGCGGCTGGCGGTTCTCCGTTGAGGCCCACCTCGCAGGGAAGCTCTTCGCGGGCGTCCGTGTGGACGTGGTGGACCGGGGTGAGGAGATCGCCCGGACCGAGCGCCTTCCGCTCCCCAACGCCCTCGCCTTCGCTGGCACTCCGCAGCGGACCATAGAGGCCGTGGACCGCCGCCAGCACTTCGCGGAGAAGCTGCACGCTTTCACCCGCGACTACGGCGACCGGCCCAATACTCGCGTCAAGGATTTGGCGGACCTCGTCCTGCTGGCCGAGGACGGTCTGCCGGGGGACGCGGCGCTGGTCACTGCCGTACGTCACGTCTTCGCGGTCCGGGACACCCACGACGTCCCGGACGAACTTCCCGACCCTCCACCCCGATGGCGCGACAGCTACCCGGAACTGGCGCAGGAGCTGACCACAGGCATCCCGCCGACGCTGGACGCGGCACTCGCGCTGGTGCGTGGGCTGTGGGCGACGGCCCTCGCCGATGCATCACGTTGA
- a CDS encoding type I restriction-modification system subunit M: protein MAVTTKKTVGKFPGTSQARLASLIKSARDTMRKDAGMNGDLDRLPQLSWLLFLKAFDERVEQEGEALDPDGYRRAIEEPYRWEDWATDPDFSGEELKSFVNEKLIPHLAGLVGDDAEDPRNVISTIFKDVVNRMQSGTLLRDLVNIVNQIHFVSTDDIHTMAFVYESILKEMRDAAGDSGEFYTPRPVNRFMVQQSFLKLDESILDPASGTGGFLVQAYEELKGQVKTDTQRRRLHKNIRGIEKKPLPYLLGSMNLLLHGIDAPHVRRGNSLLEMRNSSAADKVDVVLTNPPFGGEEEATVVKAFPDGFRTQETAWLFLYSILDQLKLGGRCAIVLPNGSLFAMGENSIGAKIKKKLMKDCHLHTIVRLPQGVFAPYTQIQSNILFFEKTGPTQEVWFYEIPLPEGRRGYTKTKPMRIEDFQPCVDWWGGKARKDRKVGEQAWVVPAAKIIDSGFNLDIANPHVGDKLAHRTPEELVDELMRTETDILGLLKELRKGLGASNGAA from the coding sequence ATGGCAGTGACCACGAAGAAAACGGTGGGAAAGTTCCCGGGTACCTCCCAGGCCCGCCTCGCGTCCCTCATCAAGTCCGCGCGAGACACGATGCGCAAGGACGCCGGAATGAACGGCGACCTGGACCGGCTGCCACAACTCTCCTGGCTGCTCTTCCTCAAGGCGTTCGACGAGCGCGTGGAGCAGGAGGGTGAGGCACTGGACCCGGACGGTTATAGGCGTGCCATCGAGGAGCCGTACCGCTGGGAGGACTGGGCGACCGACCCGGACTTCAGCGGTGAAGAGCTGAAATCCTTCGTCAATGAGAAGCTCATTCCGCATCTGGCGGGGTTGGTCGGCGATGATGCGGAGGACCCGCGCAACGTCATCTCGACCATCTTCAAGGACGTCGTCAACCGTATGCAGTCGGGCACGCTGCTACGGGATCTGGTCAACATTGTCAACCAGATCCACTTCGTCTCCACCGATGACATCCACACCATGGCGTTCGTGTATGAGTCGATCCTCAAGGAGATGCGGGACGCGGCCGGCGACTCGGGCGAGTTCTACACTCCGCGTCCGGTCAACCGCTTCATGGTGCAGCAGTCCTTCCTCAAACTCGACGAGTCGATCCTCGACCCGGCCAGTGGCACCGGCGGGTTCCTGGTCCAGGCGTACGAGGAACTGAAGGGCCAGGTCAAGACGGACACCCAGCGCAGGAGGCTGCACAAGAACATCCGGGGCATCGAGAAGAAGCCGCTGCCCTACCTGTTGGGCTCGATGAACCTGCTGCTGCACGGCATCGACGCGCCGCACGTGCGGCGCGGCAACTCGCTGCTGGAGATGCGGAACTCCAGCGCCGCCGACAAGGTGGACGTGGTCCTCACCAACCCGCCCTTCGGCGGGGAGGAGGAAGCGACGGTCGTCAAGGCGTTCCCGGACGGCTTTCGGACCCAGGAAACGGCCTGGCTCTTCCTCTACTCGATCCTCGACCAGCTCAAGCTCGGCGGCCGGTGCGCGATCGTTCTGCCCAACGGGAGTCTCTTCGCGATGGGGGAGAACTCCATCGGCGCGAAGATCAAGAAGAAGCTAATGAAGGACTGCCACCTGCACACCATCGTCCGCCTCCCGCAGGGCGTCTTCGCGCCCTACACGCAGATCCAGTCTAATATCCTGTTCTTTGAGAAGACCGGACCGACGCAAGAGGTCTGGTTCTACGAAATTCCGTTGCCGGAGGGTCGCCGCGGCTACACCAAGACAAAGCCGATGAGGATCGAGGATTTCCAGCCCTGCGTGGATTGGTGGGGTGGCAAGGCGCGTAAAGACCGCAAGGTGGGCGAACAAGCGTGGGTCGTCCCGGCGGCGAAGATTATTGACTCTGGCTTCAATCTCGACATCGCCAACCCGCATGTGGGTGACAAGCTTGCGCACCGGACGCCGGAAGAGTTGGTGGACGAGCTAATGCGGACGGAGACGGATATTCTCGGGCTGTTGAAGGAGCTGCGCAAGGGTCTGGGGGCGAGTAATGGTGCTGCGTGA
- a CDS encoding restriction endonuclease subunit S, whose protein sequence is MVLREVRLGDVLQLERIAVDVDPDAEYRQIGVRSFGNGIFHRDPCLGSELSKLKYFEVVPGRLVVSNIMAWEGAIGVSTKEEDGFVGSARFLSYRPIGEVDLRYLNYFFQSDAGKSLIKSVSTGTVARNQTVSPRNFESAIVPLPDMAEQRRVADRLDAAMETRIRLHEKISGRAALVSSTLDALEAQVFDDCLARGWKSDPMHSFAEVNPKTERPGATENVAFVPMAALSDFKGEIDGASYKAAGDVGSGYKLFRRGDVVFARITPCMQNGKSAIFQDDLAVHGFGSTEFHVIRAHAEGDNRWIHRIVRSRRFRDTALPFMTGTAGQQRVPAQYLRNVEIPIPPNSAAREAALKALDRIHEQRVRFRDLHIQEVGSVKCLRSALLDAAFSGRI, encoded by the coding sequence ATGGTGCTGCGTGAAGTTCGTCTCGGAGATGTGCTTCAACTGGAACGGATCGCCGTCGACGTGGATCCGGATGCTGAATATCGTCAGATCGGTGTCAGGTCCTTTGGGAATGGAATCTTTCACCGGGACCCTTGCTTGGGTAGCGAACTGAGCAAGCTTAAATATTTCGAGGTCGTCCCTGGTCGGCTTGTGGTGAGTAACATCATGGCCTGGGAGGGGGCGATTGGTGTTTCAACCAAGGAAGAGGATGGGTTTGTAGGTTCAGCTCGTTTTCTGAGCTACCGGCCGATTGGAGAAGTGGACCTGCGCTACCTGAACTACTTCTTCCAGAGTGATGCGGGAAAATCCCTCATCAAATCAGTATCGACGGGGACTGTGGCCCGTAACCAGACTGTCTCGCCGAGGAACTTCGAAAGCGCGATCGTTCCACTGCCGGACATGGCTGAGCAGCGCCGCGTTGCTGACAGGCTAGACGCGGCCATGGAAACACGAATCAGACTGCATGAAAAGATCTCGGGTCGAGCTGCTTTGGTGAGCTCAACCTTGGATGCTCTTGAGGCGCAAGTTTTCGACGACTGCCTAGCAAGAGGGTGGAAATCGGACCCGATGCATTCCTTCGCTGAGGTGAACCCCAAGACCGAAAGGCCTGGGGCAACGGAAAATGTCGCATTCGTGCCGATGGCTGCACTGAGTGATTTCAAGGGAGAGATTGACGGTGCGAGTTATAAGGCCGCCGGAGACGTTGGTTCAGGCTATAAGCTCTTCCGGCGCGGGGATGTGGTGTTCGCCAGAATTACCCCTTGCATGCAGAACGGGAAGTCGGCTATATTCCAGGATGATCTTGCTGTTCATGGATTCGGTTCTACCGAATTCCATGTAATTCGTGCTCATGCTGAGGGCGATAATCGTTGGATCCATAGGATTGTCCGTTCTCGGCGCTTTCGTGACACCGCACTACCGTTTATGACGGGAACAGCCGGTCAGCAACGTGTGCCTGCCCAATACCTACGGAACGTCGAGATTCCAATCCCACCCAACTCGGCGGCGAGGGAGGCGGCTTTGAAGGCGCTAGACCGTATTCACGAGCAGAGGGTTAGGTTTCGGGACCTCCACATCCAGGAGGTTGGTAGTGTGAAATGTCTGCGATCTGCCCTGCTCGATGCGGCTTTCTCGGGTCGGATTTAG
- a CDS encoding JAB domain-containing protein, protein MRDVPARDRPRERPLARSAEALSDRELLGLLLGAGLPGQDAVELAGQLINRYGDLYELSRLPAHEMAAGLLGIGPAKAARVAAAFQLGRRVSPPSARQRVRGSADLATIAAPLLHGLRHERVVVVICDGSGSVLRTPVLTEGVTDRSLLPVRDVLALVLAAGGTSFGVAHNHPTGCTDPSEADRRATTRLAAGAATVGLRFLDHVVVTDRGWRRVHE, encoded by the coding sequence ATGCGGGACGTTCCGGCCCGGGACCGGCCGCGCGAACGGCCGTTGGCGCGGAGCGCGGAGGCTTTGTCCGACCGTGAGTTGCTTGGGTTGTTGCTGGGTGCGGGCCTTCCAGGCCAGGATGCGGTGGAACTGGCCGGCCAGTTGATCAACCGGTACGGCGACCTGTACGAACTGTCCCGACTCCCCGCGCATGAGATGGCGGCCGGCCTGCTTGGGATCGGCCCGGCGAAGGCAGCGCGGGTCGCAGCGGCGTTCCAGCTAGGCCGCCGGGTCTCGCCGCCGTCGGCCCGACAACGAGTTCGGGGCTCCGCAGACCTGGCGACGATTGCGGCTCCCCTTCTCCACGGCCTACGGCACGAACGCGTCGTGGTGGTCATCTGCGACGGATCGGGCTCGGTTCTCCGTACGCCCGTCCTCACGGAGGGCGTGACGGACCGCAGCCTGCTGCCGGTCCGGGATGTCCTCGCCCTGGTCCTCGCAGCGGGCGGCACATCCTTCGGCGTGGCCCATAACCACCCCACGGGTTGCACCGACCCCAGCGAGGCCGACCGCCGGGCAACGACCCGCCTGGCGGCGGGGGCTGCGACGGTCGGCCTACGGTTCCTTGACCATGTGGTGGTCACAGACCGGGGGTGGCGGCGCGTACACGAGTGA
- a CDS encoding DUF262 domain-containing protein, which yields MGTSPARVRAPEPTIAPITSLASRVLSGDIVLPKFQRAFVWTPQQILYLLDSVRRNYPIGSLLMWRTTARLASGHEIAGLDTVPQHDGAPVHYVLDGQQRLASLVGALHGSGAIWEIAYDLEREEFLHLTEDALTGPHILPVRDLTSVSAIMSWIRRDNPNDELQSRAQALSEQFSHYQVPMVTLLDVSEEDSARIFERINSTGTSMDIVDLIRAGTWSKDFDLKDEIEQLLLVLDAKKYGRVDAKTMLRTISAAAGFGFSTKSIHELRGLDRQQLQTAVADAGKAAARAVDFLSTQIHTPQAEALPYYNQFAVLVELFRQLPKPTAAQYDAVTRWFWLTASGEYFKGWRESQMGPDLTAVTEFAAGRSTEVETAAALPRNVLWQRAQFSRQNAPSKLLVLLMSYEKPVDLNTGRIIDVADALSWQNGKQFHHFFPRAHLRKEGVKAGKDNVCGNLIMLSAITNNWISDRRPSAYLKDLADWHGEDVLRQRLHTCLIEEDAYQAALRDDYDAFLRARSATLHRRLMELIGSAAGSSGDEDAYVPSPDLEPEPPVAADSEPLDRDSVD from the coding sequence ATGGGGACGTCACCAGCGAGGGTGCGCGCGCCCGAGCCGACGATCGCACCGATCACCTCACTCGCTTCGCGGGTCCTGAGCGGCGACATCGTTTTACCCAAGTTCCAGCGGGCGTTCGTCTGGACCCCGCAGCAGATCCTGTATCTGCTCGACTCGGTGCGCCGCAACTACCCCATCGGTAGCCTGCTCATGTGGCGCACAACGGCTAGGCTGGCCAGCGGACACGAGATCGCGGGCCTGGATACCGTGCCGCAGCACGACGGCGCACCGGTGCACTACGTCCTCGACGGCCAGCAGCGGCTGGCGAGCCTGGTCGGCGCGCTGCACGGTTCCGGGGCGATCTGGGAGATCGCGTACGACTTGGAGCGGGAGGAATTCCTGCACCTCACGGAGGATGCCCTGACGGGGCCGCACATCCTCCCAGTACGAGATCTCACCTCGGTCAGCGCGATCATGTCGTGGATCCGGCGGGACAACCCGAACGACGAGCTTCAGAGCCGCGCCCAAGCGCTGAGTGAGCAGTTCTCGCACTACCAGGTGCCGATGGTGACGCTGCTCGATGTCTCCGAGGAGGACTCGGCCCGGATCTTCGAGCGGATCAACAGTACGGGCACGTCCATGGACATCGTCGACCTGATCCGGGCCGGCACCTGGTCGAAGGACTTCGACCTCAAGGACGAGATCGAGCAGCTTCTCCTGGTCCTCGACGCCAAGAAGTACGGCCGGGTCGACGCCAAGACCATGCTGCGGACGATCTCGGCGGCGGCGGGTTTCGGCTTCTCCACCAAGTCCATCCACGAGCTGCGCGGGCTCGACCGGCAGCAGTTGCAGACCGCAGTTGCCGACGCAGGGAAGGCGGCTGCGCGGGCTGTGGACTTCCTCTCAACTCAGATCCACACCCCGCAGGCCGAAGCGCTGCCCTACTACAACCAGTTCGCGGTCCTGGTCGAGCTGTTCAGGCAGTTGCCCAAGCCGACCGCCGCCCAGTACGACGCTGTGACGCGCTGGTTCTGGCTCACGGCGAGCGGCGAGTACTTCAAGGGGTGGCGGGAGTCGCAGATGGGGCCGGATCTCACGGCCGTCACGGAGTTCGCGGCGGGTCGCTCGACGGAGGTCGAGACAGCGGCCGCGCTTCCTCGAAACGTCCTGTGGCAGCGCGCCCAGTTCTCCCGGCAGAACGCACCCAGCAAGCTTCTCGTGCTGCTGATGTCGTACGAGAAGCCCGTCGACCTGAACACGGGGCGCATCATCGACGTGGCCGACGCGTTGTCCTGGCAGAACGGGAAGCAGTTCCACCACTTCTTCCCGCGTGCGCACCTGAGGAAGGAGGGAGTGAAGGCAGGGAAGGACAACGTCTGCGGCAACCTGATCATGCTCAGCGCGATCACCAACAACTGGATCTCCGACCGCCGCCCCTCCGCCTATCTCAAGGACCTCGCCGACTGGCACGGCGAGGACGTCCTGCGTCAGCGCCTACACACCTGCCTGATCGAAGAGGACGCGTACCAGGCCGCGTTGCGCGACGACTACGACGCCTTCTTGCGGGCCCGCTCGGCGACGCTGCACCGGCGGCTGATGGAACTCATCGGCTCGGCAGCGGGAAGCAGCGGGGACGAGGATGCGTACGTTCCCTCCCCCGACCTGGAGCCCGAGCCGCCGGTAGCCGCTGACTCAGAGCCTCTCGACCGCGACTCGGTGGACTGA
- a CDS encoding DUF397 domain-containing protein, which yields MADGFPDAVPVRDSKNPAGPALLIRPDAWRAFVDGLR from the coding sequence GTGGCCGACGGCTTCCCCGACGCCGTCCCCGTCCGCGACAGCAAGAACCCGGCCGGACCTGCGCTGCTCATCCGCCCGGACGCCTGGCGGGCCTTCGTGGACGGGCTCCGGTAG